The sequence CGAGCTCGAGTCCTCATCCCCCAAATAACCGTGTAATGCCTTCTGAGAATCCTGTGAAGCGATGATCTCCTCCATACCCAATTCTCTAGCCTTATCCTTCAATTGAGAAACCTCCACGCACTTCTCAAGACCTACAGCTCTAGCTTTCTTCTCTTTAAACTAATCTCCCTAGATTGAGCAACCTCGACCACATTATCTTTATCACCTTCTGTAGAAGGGTCGCCCTTCCCGGATGACCTCTTCCTGGAAAAGGCCTCCAGAGATGCCGAAGTCAGGGTGGGAGCTTTCTCACCTAGCAATATAAATCAAACAACCATGAGAACATAAGCACGAAAAAAAAACACTACACCCTATCAATCTCATTACCTATATGATCCTCCACGGCATCCTTGTCTACGTCCGACATTCCCTTGCTGAGAGAGAAAATAAAGGAGGTGTCGAGCACTACAAGACGGCGGTCCTCTGTGTAGCAACATATCGTAGACTTGATTCACGAGCACACGCACAGATAAGAACCTTTGCTCCTCCTCTTGTACCAACCCTAATTCAACTACTAAAATGCAAAGGGCTGGAATGCCTTCTGCGAGACCACCGATGATAACGCATACTTTGCTGTTGCCAAAGTCAACCAAGTTGACTCCTGCGGACAAACCATTAAAGGAGGATGGTTGGATCGCCTCACACAACTCATCAAGGCATTGATGGCGACGAACACAATAATCTTGATTATCCACCAGCATTTTCATCGGTAGTCATATTTCACATGAGATCCGGGGCGAACTCTTCACGTCTCATGTCAGCGCCATACTGCAATTGCCTACATCCCCAAGAGACGACACGGGCACAAGGCGGTGAAAATGACGAAAGAAATGCGCGCTCCAGTTTATGCCACGTGTCAGTTTGGGGGTCGTAGGCATAGGCAATGCATGGTGCGGACTGCGGACAAGGGATGCAAGAGGAGCTTATCTTTCAGCACGAAACCGAAAGGTCAATCGGTTGGAGTCGTTATTTTCTTTTATCTTCCAGCCATCTATATAACAAACAAATAAATCCTTTCTTCTGAACATAAAATTTCCTGCAAaggtaaataaaagaaaataatgacAAATTCTGAGGGTAAAATGACTGAATTTAAATTTGTTGGAAAAATAAATtgcataaataaaaattacaggaatggtaaagaagaaagcataaaaaaaattacagaaaaagaaTTTGTGATAGACTCAGAAAGTCGATCGAGATATaaatgtgtgtgtgtttttttctaGAAAAGAATTCTAACCTTGAGTCCTTTGTTAGCCACTTCATTTATATGCATCTTCCAACACTGACATACAAAATAATAATAGTAGCATGTATAAATAggtcaaataaaataataatacaagtattaatatgtataagttgtaaaattttaatatttataactgACTGAGTTTGGTGTCCAAATTTTTACCCTTATATCATATAACTGCTTTACTGGTTATATTTCTTTCTTCCGCAGACTTAAATTATTGTTGCATCtccatttcattttttatttgatatattggaaaaaaaattgaattaaaaaatatacTGAAACCAAAATCAATATAAATGTATCAATAGTAAATACGATTTGATGGGCATCGAGTATCCAACAAGTTGCCAGTAATTTTAATACTGAAAATTATGTTGGTTTTTGGAAATAGGAACAAAATGATTTCTATGGTTAAATTTTTAACATTTGATTATTTCACTTTACGGGTTTCCTAACTGGATATCTTTCAATATCAagatttgatcctaaatgtgattTGAACTTCACTAAGTCCTTTCTTAAACTTAACTACAGAATGGTGCTAGGATAGACTCTGAGGTGAGGCTTGGAGCATGGTCATGGGACATTTCAACTGGTGAAGAGCTTCGTGTCGGTGCTGGTCTGGGAGAACCATATGACATTGCCTGGTGTGCAGTTGAGTATTTTGAAAGGAGTGGTGCCATATTGCGGTTGATCCTACAACATATCTCCTCCAAGAATCCTCACCATGGAAGAACCCTTCTGCACCATGCCGTCCTTTGCGGCAATGATGAAGCCGTCAGAGCACTCTTAGAATTCGGTGATAGCGTGGAATCTCCAGTCAAAACAACCAACAAGGCTGAGTTCCTTCCTTTACACATGGCATCCCGACTTGGCTTTCCAACAATCATTCAATGCCTTATTGATTTTGGTTGTGATTTGAACTCAATAACAGACTCAGGTGACACAGCTTTGATGATCTGTGCAAAATATAAACAAGAGGAGTGTCTC is a genomic window of Arachis ipaensis cultivar K30076 chromosome B06, Araip1.1, whole genome shotgun sequence containing:
- the LOC107605037 gene encoding uncharacterized protein LOC107605037 produces the protein MKMLVDNQDYCVRRHQCLDELCEAIQPSSFNGLSAGVNLVDFGNSKVCVIIGGLAEGIPALCILVVELGLVQEEEQRFLSVRVLVNQVYDMLLHRGPPSCSARHLLYFLSQQGNVGRRQGCRGGSYR